The sequence CCCAAATtgagttaatcttttttttctttttaattttttaaagtttatttatttattttttgagagagagagacagagcacaagtgggggaagggcagacagagagggagacacagaattcaaagcaggctccaggctccaaactgtcagcacagagcctgatgtgggcttgaacctgtgaactgtgagatcatgacctgagccaaagttggaagcttaactgattgagccacccaggcaacctttCTTGcaccttttcattgctgaatttCATCCCacgggttttctttttctcaaagtgTGACCAAATTCAAATATGGAGTTCCCTGGGAAGAAAGGCATAAATGCATgaacatgtatatacataaaatacgTAATATTATACATTAGTAGATAATAATTAATATGAAATgtgcatatatgaatatatatacacaggagacagagaaagtgtgtgtatgtttggCATTTGAGATATAGGAGAAAAAGACAGTACAGTGACATGTACTAAATATTTGTGTAGACGTTCTGATGTATTGTTAGAAGAGAAATTTTCTGGTAGATGCATatatcaatgaataaatgatgaaatgGATGGAATAAATGGAGACTCTGGATCAGATGGAatttctcactttctctgtcactctcagTTTAAAAGGGATAAGAGAATGTCTTCCCTAAACCACACTACAGTGACAGAATTCATTCTCTTGGGACTCACAGACGACCCTGTCCTGGAGAAGATCCTGTTTGGGGTGTTTCTGGTGATCTACCTGATCACACTGGCAGGAAATCTCTGCATGATTATGCTGATCAGGACCAATTCTCACCTCCAAacacccatgtacttcttccttagCCACCTCTCCTTCGTGGACATTTGCTATTCCTGCAATATCACTCCAAATATGCTGCACAACTTCCTCTCCGACCAGAAGACCATCTCCTATGCTGGATGCTTCACACAGTGTCTTCTCTTCATTGCCCTGGTGATCACTGAGCTTTACATGCTGGCCTCAATGGCATTGGATCGCTATGTAGCCATTTGTAGCCCTTTACGTTACAATACCAGGATGTCTAAGAACGTTTGTATCTCTCTAGTCATGGTCCCCTATATTTATGGCTTCCTTAATGGACTCTCCCAGACACTGCTGACTTTTCACTTGTCCTTCTGTGGCTCCCTTGAAATCAATCATTTCTACTGTGCAGATCCTCCTCTGTTAATGTTGGCGTGCTCTGACACTTATGTCAAAAAGATGGCGATGTTGGTAGTCGCTGGCTTGACTCTGTCAAGCTCTCTCTTCATCATTGTCCTTTCCTACCTTCTCATTATTGCAGCCATCTTGAGGATCCGTTCTGCTGAAGGCAGGCACAAGGCCTTTTCTACTTGTGGTTCCCACTTGACAACAGTCACCCTATTTTATGGAACCCTCTTCTGCATGTACTTAAGGACCCCATCTGAGAAGTCTGTGGAGGAGTCCAAAATAATTGCAGTCTTTTATACTTTCTTGAGCCCAATGTTGAACCCAGTGATCTACAGTTTAAGAAACAAGCATGTGATCCATGCTATGCAGCAAATCATTCAGGGAAATCTCTTTTATAAAACTGCAATGTAGCATCTGTTCATTGTAATTACTGAGTGTTGTGgtgcttttaattttatctttcatctTTCCCTTGCGGTACTCTCTCTATAGCGCCAAGTTAAATTTCTATCTCCTATACTTTTTTAAGTaactaaatgttttgttttattttctagtgtTAGTTGGGTTTGTGGGTGTTTGGGCTAGCTTTGGCTCAAGATGTGTAATAACATAGTGGGTCCCTTCACAGGGCATACCTACTACTCTATAGTCATGATAGAATATCACATAAACTCTCAATGACATTAGCAAATTTCTCCACAAAGTAATagctttaataaaaattgtaatgttgAAACAGTATTTTCCTTACCAAAAAAATCTCAGAATGTAAATTGTGTAGTATCCAATAATTCCCGAAAACACTTTAACGTCTTTATTTTCTTGGGGATAAATATTAGAATTAATTCAGTTTGATTGGAACATGGGAGATTCATCTCCTCTGAATTATATGGTCTAGAGAGCCATAATGAGGTTCAAAATAGAGTGgttagttttaaacattttaaaagagaattatgaaataatttattcttcaatGAGTGATATAGATCAATGGTCTTGTGCCTGAGTAATCACTATATTACATTgggggaattttattttatttttattattttttttaaacgtttatttatttctgagacagagagagacagagcatgtatgggggagggtcagggagagggagacacagaatccaaaacaggctccaggctctgagctgtcagcacagagcccgacgcgggtcttgaactcacggaccatgagatcatgacctgagccgaagttggccgcccaaccgactgagccacccaggcgccccgggggaattttaaatatatggatcCCCTATAAGTTTaagctttccatattttttcccaACCAATATTACAGATATCCTGAAAAAGTTTTGTcttattataaatattgtttatgctcctcaatgttgaaaaaaatactcTCAACACCTGCTTATAAGTTTTCAGAATCATGGATCCAGTTCAATCATAGTATAATAGAAATCtagatatatatttcatttagtaCTTCTGACTTAGATCCAATTTATTCAGACTTAATAAATAGAGTCTATCAATTGGCTCTGTAGACCTAAGAATGCCCTGAAACATTCTACAAATGAGCGGTGTGTCTTTATCTTTCTGAGGAGAATACCTGATGTTTACTTTGGCTCATAAAAGTGTCTGTGACTCATTATTTGGTGAATAAGGCTGTTgcagtattttccaaaatttctatcGTGAAAAGTAATAGTAAAGAAGTTATATGAAGAGGTGCATAATTCAACACGTTAGCACATGAACCTACATGTTATTAGTCAAGCTGATGGCTGCGTATTGAAATGTaagttaaattttctaaaaattatcttaaatgtcGGTGTTCTAATATTGTGTGCTCGGATATTAACTAAGATGGCAGTAGTAAATGCTTATGTAAAATCAATTCCTGTATTCACAGTAATGTATTCAAATGCTTTTCCAGAGCAATGCTAAATGACTTGCAGTTTTAGTAAGTTAGGCTCCATTCTTAGGTCTCAGTTGATTGAATGAGGCTgattctttcaacaatgtttgccatatataaattaaaaaaataaactgatgtgAGGCAATGACATCTATTGGTGACATTTCCTACTCCAGTGGGCaacttctgtttgtattttttatctatttatttattatttatttatttatttatttatttatttatttataaatttttctttaatgtttatttatttttgggacagagggagacagagcacgagtgggggagggccagaatctgaaacagcctccaggctctgagctgtccacacagagcctgatgcggggcttgaacccacgaaccgtgagatcgtgacctgagccaaagtcggctgcttaactgactgagccacccaggcgccccttctgtttgtattttattatatttttctcaatGATTTGATATGCATACATATTCTTATAATTCCTGAGACACAATTGGAATCATTTGCCCTATACAAGTTTGAATACTAAGTTTTCACTTGATAGTataatgtttgtattttcatACAGACTAAAAATTTTTAGTGAACATCCCTTTTAAAGTATTATACAGAAAATTCGACCATACTTGAGATTAGTTACAAGAATATTGCATATGAATTGTAGAAAAGTAAATTGGAAAATACTAAAGGGTTTTTCAATTTTGgaacaaaattcaaattaaattttgaaaaaaaaaaagcaaaacgtACTTGTAATCTCTTATTACAATGAATTTGGTGCACCTTCTTTGCATACAGTTTGTCTTGCAAGCTTCTGTCATATTGTATCCTATTACTGCAAGGATGAACTCATATCTCCATGAACATGCTTGATCGTTTTTGCAGGATGGGGAATTGCTGCATTTAATGCTCTGAATATGGCTTTTgctactttttaaactttttgttaatttttttctgtgggtAAATTTTTCTCTGGGAGTCATCAACTTAGTCATAAGCACTTATGACTAGTTATGCTTGAGCGTAACCAGTTGACTGTGCCTTTATTAATATGAGGGCATATCATTTAAgattgtttgtcttctttgttgTCTCAACTGCACTCTTACGAAAGGACTATGTTTTAATTGGAACAGAAGAATAATTGAAACATGCTTTTAAGTAATAAAAGACATACATCAGTTTGATGATTGCTGTTCATGTTATTTCTGATGATTCCTCATATgaagaatatttacatttttatgggaaaatttttttaaattttgttttgtggcCTCTCTGCCAcctaaaattaaataagcaaGCATCTCTGtatgttattaatttttcctgGCCATATTTTGTAGGAATGTGttgaatttttctaaataaaattttattgcacACTGTGGTATTATATAACCTTTCCCTTCATATTTTaacctgtttcctcttttttttttaattaaaaaattcctttgagTTAAGATACCGTGtaacatttgtttcaggtgttgAATCTAGTGATCCTTCCCTTACATACGActcctagtgctcatcacaagtactctccttaatacccatgcTTCATTGAAACCATTCCCCACATACctcccctcccgtaaccctcagtttgttgtgcATAATTAATAgcctgttttctggtttgcttctgtttcttcttttcccctatgtttatctgtttatttcttaagttccacatatgagtgaaatcatatggtatttgtctttaactGACTTATCTCATtttgcataatactctctaaTCCCATCCATGtcagtgcaaatggcaagatttcattcctttttatggctgaggaatatgccattatacacacacacacgcacacacacacacacacactaacttctttatctatttattagtTGATGGGCATTCgggttctttccatagtttggctatgtTGGTAAGGCTGccacaaacattggggtgcatatatctttccagATCAGTATTTGTATTCTTTGAATGAATACCTGGTAGcacaatttctggatcatagggtagttctatttttaactttttgaggctacttcatactggtttccagagtccctgcaccactttgcattcccaccaacagtacaagagggtttctctttctctgcatcctctccaacatctgttgtttcttggggtgttaattttagccattctgacaggtgtgaggtggtatctcgttgtggttttggacttgtatttctctgatgatgagtgatgtggagcatcttatgtgtctgttagccatctggatgtcttctttggacaagtatctattcatgtcttcttcctagttcttaactggattatttgtttttgggtacTGGGCTTTATAAGTTTTtagatattttggatactaaccctttatgaaatatgtcctttgcaaatatcttctcacattctgtaggttgccttttagtttcattgattgtttcctttgctgtgcagaagctttttaatttgatgaagtcccaatagttcatttttccttccgtttcctttgcctcaggagacatacctagtaACAAGTTGCGGTGGCCAAGGttaaagaagttgctgcctgtgttcttgctaggattttgatggtttcctgtctcacacttaggtctttcatccattttgaatttatttttgtgtatggtgtaagaaagtggtccaggttcattctttatgttgctgtccaattttcccaacatcatttgttgaagagactgtcttttttccattggatactccttcctgttttgttgaagattgtTGGCCAAtgtagttgtgggttcatttctggtttttctgttctattccattgatccatgtgtctatttttcatcactacagttttgtaatataacttgaagtctaggattgtgatccctgcaggtttgcttttctttttcaagattgttttggctattgcgTATCTTTTGGGgtttcacacaaattttaagataatttgttctagctttgtgcaTAATGCTGGTTATGTTTTCACCGAcattgcattcaatgtgtagattaCCTTTGGTAGAatagacatttgaacaatattggTTATTTCAATCTATGAGCctggaatattttttcccatttttgtatcacctcagtttctttcatcactgttttatagttttcagagtacagacattttacctctttggttaggtttattcctaggtatctaattgttttgggtgcaattgtaagtgggacggattgatttctctctctgctgcttcattattggtgtatagaaatgcaatagatatctgtacattgattttatgtcttgcaactttactgaattcatgtatcagttttagaaaatttttgcTGGAATCTTTTTAgatttctatatagagtatcatgccaatcttcaaagagtgaaagtttgacttcttccttgctgatttgtatgcttttatttctttttgtggtctgGTTGGTAGACTAGAACTACCAGTAATATgctaaataacagtggtgaggggggacatccctgtcttgttcctgaccttagtgaaaaagctcttatttttttcctattgaggatgatatcagctgtgggtttttcaaatATGGCCTTGATGATGTTGATGTATGCTCTCTcc is a genomic window of Acinonyx jubatus isolate Ajub_Pintada_27869175 chromosome D1, VMU_Ajub_asm_v1.0, whole genome shotgun sequence containing:
- the LOC106986248 gene encoding olfactory receptor 5M10-like, which translates into the protein MDGINGDSGSDGISHFLCHSQFKRDKRMSSLNHTTVTEFILLGLTDDPVLEKILFGVFLVIYLITLAGNLCMIMLIRTNSHLQTPMYFFLSHLSFVDICYSCNITPNMLHNFLSDQKTISYAGCFTQCLLFIALVITELYMLASMALDRYVAICSPLRYNTRMSKNVCISLVMVPYIYGFLNGLSQTLLTFHLSFCGSLEINHFYCADPPLLMLACSDTYVKKMAMLVVAGLTLSSSLFIIVLSYLLIIAAILRIRSAEGRHKAFSTCGSHLTTVTLFYGTLFCMYLRTPSEKSVEESKIIAVFYTFLSPMLNPVIYSLRNKHVIHAMQQIIQGNLFYKTAM